A window from Prochlorococcus marinus CUG1435 encodes these proteins:
- a CDS encoding DMT family transporter gives MNSILNWFLMILPFALWGTSMAAMTPLVSSAGPEFVASLRLLPAGILVLITTYLFKRDLKIYKCDLKWFFIFTIVDATFFQLFLTYGIEKTGAGLGSVLIDSQPLLVAILARTIFGNLINPIGWLGLLFGLGGIIFLGVPQEFLGNWWLMSDMTISDVAFNFGELWMLAASLAMAIGTILIRFTCTKSDPVAVTGWHMVLGSLPLIIKHCLQSNFQIIPDWSLFDWGLMSFASIFGGAIAYGLFFYFANNKEITGFSTLAFLTPVFALLSGGVWLDERLTIVQWIGVVFVLISVFFVSQRKSLWENNFSDTTI, from the coding sequence ATGAATTCAATCCTAAATTGGTTTTTAATGATACTCCCTTTTGCACTCTGGGGTACTTCAATGGCAGCTATGACACCCTTAGTGTCTAGTGCTGGACCAGAGTTTGTAGCTTCTTTAAGATTACTTCCTGCAGGAATTCTTGTTCTAATTACAACATATTTGTTTAAAAGAGATCTTAAGATTTATAAATGCGATTTAAAGTGGTTTTTTATATTTACGATTGTTGACGCCACTTTTTTTCAACTGTTTTTAACTTATGGTATTGAAAAAACTGGAGCTGGTCTAGGCTCTGTATTGATTGATTCTCAGCCTCTTTTAGTAGCAATTTTAGCAAGGACAATTTTTGGAAATTTAATAAATCCCATAGGATGGTTAGGTTTACTTTTTGGTTTGGGAGGAATAATTTTCTTGGGTGTCCCCCAAGAATTTTTAGGAAATTGGTGGTTAATGTCTGATATGACCATTAGTGATGTAGCGTTTAACTTTGGAGAGCTATGGATGCTTGCAGCTTCGCTAGCTATGGCAATAGGAACTATTTTGATTAGATTCACCTGTACCAAAAGTGATCCGGTAGCCGTAACAGGTTGGCATATGGTTTTAGGGAGTTTACCTTTAATTATCAAGCATTGCTTACAGTCAAATTTTCAAATAATCCCAGATTGGTCATTATTTGATTGGGGACTTATGTCATTTGCAAGTATTTTTGGAGGTGCAATTGCCTATGGATTGTTTTTCTACTTTGCTAATAATAAAGAAATAACTGGATTTAGTACTCTTGCATTTTTAACTCCTGTATTTGCTCTTCTCAGTGGAGGTGTTTGGTTAGATGAAAGACTCACTATTGTGCAATGGATAGGAGTGGTGTTTGTTCTTATCTCGGTATTTTTTGTTAGCCAGAGAAAGAGTTTATGGGAAAATAATTTTTCTGATACTACTATTTAA
- the sppA gene encoding signal peptide peptidase SppA produces the protein MIWPFRRKSKKRMARIVIDEPITSSTRVSVLKALKQVEDREFPALIVRIDSPGGTVGDSQEIYSAIKRLKDNGCKVISSFGNISASGGVYIGVASDKIVANPGTITGSIGVIIRGNNLSELLDKVGIKFETVKSGVFKDILSPDKPLTEEGRKLLQGLIDESYKQFTEAVAEGRNLPVEEVRKFADGRIFTGTQAKELGLVDEVGDEFVARELAAKMVNIDPKIQPLTFGKKKKKILGLIPGSRIIERVINNIFFEIDSSNKILWLYRP, from the coding sequence ATGATTTGGCCTTTTAGACGAAAGTCAAAAAAAAGAATGGCTCGTATCGTAATTGATGAGCCAATTACAAGTTCAACTAGAGTTTCCGTCCTTAAAGCTCTTAAACAAGTTGAGGATAGAGAATTTCCTGCTTTAATCGTGAGAATCGATTCGCCAGGAGGTACTGTTGGAGATAGCCAAGAAATATACTCTGCTATTAAAAGACTAAAAGATAATGGATGTAAAGTCATTTCAAGTTTTGGAAATATATCTGCATCTGGAGGTGTTTACATTGGTGTTGCATCTGACAAAATAGTTGCCAATCCGGGCACAATTACAGGATCTATTGGCGTGATCATAAGAGGAAATAATTTATCTGAACTATTAGATAAAGTTGGTATAAAATTCGAGACTGTCAAAAGTGGGGTTTTTAAGGATATCCTTTCTCCAGATAAACCTTTAACTGAGGAGGGGAGAAAACTGCTTCAAGGTCTAATAGATGAAAGCTACAAACAATTTACCGAAGCTGTTGCTGAAGGAAGAAATTTACCCGTTGAAGAAGTAAGAAAATTTGCTGATGGAAGAATTTTTACTGGAACCCAAGCAAAAGAATTAGGCCTTGTTGATGAAGTTGGAGACGAATTTGTTGCTAGGGAACTTGCCGCAAAGATGGTTAATATCGATCCTAAAATACAGCCCTTAACGTTTGGAAAGAAAAAAAAGAAAATACTTGGATTAATTCCTGGGAGTAGAATTATTGAGAGAGTTATCAACAATATCTTTTTTGAAATTGATTCATCTAATAAAATACTTTGGTTATATAGGCCTTAA
- the aroH gene encoding chorismate mutase, translated as MKDEYKIKFIRGATTASGNSIEEIEDAVVELIDELISRNNLIKTNLLSITFTATKDLDACFPASIARKCNGLDSVAFLDCQQMNVSNDVDFCIRMMAQVLLPSKSQVRHPYLRGASKLRTDRC; from the coding sequence ATGAAAGATGAATATAAAATTAAATTTATTCGAGGGGCTACTACTGCATCTGGAAATTCTATTGAGGAAATAGAAGATGCAGTCGTGGAATTAATAGATGAATTAATTTCACGTAATAATTTGATTAAGACAAATTTATTATCCATTACATTTACCGCAACAAAAGACCTAGATGCCTGTTTTCCCGCTTCAATTGCGAGAAAATGTAATGGACTTGATTCTGTAGCTTTTTTAGACTGCCAACAAATGAATGTCTCTAATGATGTTGATTTCTGTATAAGAATGATGGCACAAGTCTTGTTACCGTCAAAAAGTCAAGTGAGACATCCTTATTTGAGAGGCGCTTCAAAATTAAGGACAGATAGATGTTAA